Proteins encoded within one genomic window of Streptomyces sp. NBC_01314:
- a CDS encoding GNAT family N-acetyltransferase produces the protein MTIKVIDAPEARRYEARMDGDSAVAGFAEYIRTAELIAFVHTEVAPEHEGKGVGSELARTSLDEARAAGLRVLATCPFYAGWIARHPAYADLLYQARSKVSD, from the coding sequence GTGACCATCAAGGTCATCGACGCGCCTGAAGCACGTCGCTACGAGGCACGGATGGACGGCGACTCCGCGGTGGCCGGCTTCGCGGAGTACATCCGCACGGCGGAACTGATCGCCTTCGTCCACACCGAGGTGGCACCGGAACACGAAGGCAAGGGCGTGGGGTCCGAGCTGGCTCGGACCTCCCTCGACGAAGCCCGAGCCGCGGGGCTGCGAGTGCTGGCCACCTGCCCCTTCTACGCAGGCTGGATCGCCCGCCACCCCGCCTACGCCGACCTGCTGTACCAGGCCCGGAGCAAGGTCAGCGACTGA
- a CDS encoding (4Fe-4S)-binding protein — translation MSQHPQKKAYKAQDITVTFEATRCLHAAECVNGLPEVFDRSRRPWIQPDAVPADRLAEVVRRCPSGALQYEVADGGTETPDRPTRITPTPAGQLIVRGELSLDTPQGQRAETRAVLCGCGRSQLQPYCDHSGACGR, via the coding sequence ATGAGCCAGCACCCCCAGAAAAAGGCGTACAAGGCCCAGGACATCACCGTCACCTTCGAGGCGACGCGCTGCCTGCACGCCGCCGAGTGCGTCAACGGCCTGCCCGAGGTCTTCGACAGAAGCAGGCGCCCGTGGATCCAGCCGGACGCCGTCCCGGCCGACCGGCTGGCCGAGGTGGTACGCCGCTGCCCATCGGGCGCCCTGCAGTACGAAGTGGCGGACGGCGGGACGGAGACTCCCGACCGGCCCACCCGGATCACCCCGACCCCGGCCGGCCAACTGATCGTGCGAGGCGAGCTGTCACTGGACACGCCGCAAGGCCAGCGCGCCGAGACCAGGGCCGTGCTGTGCGGCTGCGGGCGCAGCCAACTGCAGCCGTACTGCGACCACTCGGGCGCCTGCGGCCGGTGA